From Rutidosis leptorrhynchoides isolate AG116_Rl617_1_P2 chromosome 3, CSIRO_AGI_Rlap_v1, whole genome shotgun sequence, a single genomic window includes:
- the LOC139897471 gene encoding uncharacterized protein: protein MKKSNNNNTHNNNNSKQQEEEEDLKQETSPINNSTTTLDSRFNQTLRNVQGLLKGRSFPGKVLITRRSDPPDGAILASPGVSRSPSEIDSPPNKHMDDPNEDEVHKKKPITSITSANKLKPAMENTEDRSKEAPRFVMGARATDTARLMKFTKVLGGTTVILDKLRELAWSGVPPYLRPNVWRLLLGYAPPNSDRREGVLRRKRIEYFDCVAQYYDISDNERTDEEINMLRQIAVDCPRTVPDVTFFQQAAVQKSLERILYTWAIRHPASGYVQGINDLATPFLVVFLSEHMEGSIDNWSIDDLDTEKISDVEADCYWCLSKLLDGMQDHYTFAQPGIQRLVFKLKELVRRIDEPVAKHMDEHGLEFLQFAFRWFNCLLIREIPFNLVTRLWDTYLAEGDALPDFLVYIFASFLLTWSDKLVKLDFQEMVMFLQHLPTNNWSHQELEMVLSRAFMWHTMFDSCPNHLAT from the exons ATGAAGAagagcaacaacaacaacactcataataataataatagcaaacaacaagaagaagaagaagatctgAAGCAAGAAACTTCTCCAATAAACAACTCAACAACCACCCTTGATTCAAGATTTAATCAAACACTCAGAAATGTTCAAGG GTTATTAAAAGGTAGAAGCTTTCCTGGTAAAGTTTTGATAACAAGAAGATCAGATCCACCGGATGGTGCAATATTGGCCTCTCCTGGTGTTAGTCGTAGCCCTTCAGAAATCGACAGTCCACCAAATAAACACATGGATGATCCCAATGAG GATGAAGTTCATAAAAAAAAACCGATTACTAGTATTACAAGTGCTAATAAGTTAAAACCAGCAATGGAAAATACCGAAGATAGGTCGAAGGAGGCTCCAAGGTTTGTGATGGGTGCTCGAGCTACTGATACTGCTAGGCTAATGAAGTTTACAAAAGTGTTGGGGGGTACAACTGTCATTTTAG ACAAACTGCGTGAGTTGGCTTGGAGTGGCGTGCCACCTTATCTTCGCCCTAACGTATGGAGGCTTCTCTTG GGATATGCACCCCCTAATTCAGATAGAAGGGAGGGAGTCCTAAGAAGAAAGCGCATCGAATATTTTGATTGTGTTGCTCAATATTACGACATTTCAGATAATGAACGTACCGATGAAGAGATTAATATGCTGCGACAG ATTGCTGTTGATTGTCCTAGAACTGTCCCTGATGTCACTTTCTTCCAACAAGCAGCAGTTCAAAAATCTTTGGAGCGGATACTTTACACATG GGCAATCAGGCATCCAGCAAGTGGATATGTACAGGGAATAAATGATCTCGCAACGCCCTTTTTAGTTGTTTTTTTGTCGGAACACATGGAAGGGAGTATCGATAACTGGtcaatcgatgatttagatactgAAAAGATATCTGATGTTGAAGCTGATTGTTATTGGTGTTTATCCAAGTTGCTTGATGGTATGCAAGACCATTATACGTTTGCCCAACCCGGGATTCAAAGGCTAGTGTTTAAGCTCAAGGAACTTGTCAGGCGAATTGACG AACCTGTTGCAAAGCATATGGATGAACATGGCCTTGAGTTTCTTCAATTTGCTTTTCGTTGGTTCAACTGTCTTCTGATACGAGAG ATTCCATTCAATCTGGTAACACGTTTATGGGACACGTATCTTGCTGAAGGCGATGCATTACCAGATTTTCTTGTGTATATATTTGCCAGTTTTCTACTAACG TGGTCAGATAAGCTCGTAAAGCTTGATTTCCAGGAAATGGTGATGTTCCTTCAACATTTACCGACTAACAACTGGAGTCACCAAGAACTAGAGATGGTGCTTTCGAGAGCGTTTATGTGGCACACCATGTTTGATAGTTGTCCCAACCACTTAGCTACCTGA